A DNA window from Rossellomorea marisflavi contains the following coding sequences:
- a CDS encoding sigma factor G inhibitor Gin, with the protein MSNVNAKAVGECCIVCSEEKRIGIHLYTSFICYECEREMVETETSDPLYKLFVQRLKKVNTPEIYS; encoded by the coding sequence ATGAGTAATGTGAACGCGAAGGCGGTTGGTGAATGCTGCATTGTTTGCAGTGAGGAGAAGCGGATCGGGATCCATCTGTATACATCGTTTATATGCTATGAGTGCGAGCGGGAGATGGTGGAGACGGAGACAAGTGATCCTCTTTATAAACTGTTCGTGCAAAGGTTGAAGAAAGTGAATACTCCAGAAATCTATTCATAG
- a CDS encoding aminotransferase class I/II-fold pyridoxal phosphate-dependent enzyme, producing the protein MNVDQSKMPLVQAINKHSKNDPISFHVPGHKNGILTGDPAHKGDLTELTGLDDLHDAEGPIAEAQALLSELYGSRSSYLLVNGSTSGNMAAILATCEAGDYVLVQRNCHKSVWNGIRLAGAVPVLLEAEWEEKGQSVRGVSLDTVQEALEAFPAAKACVLTYPTYYGFTYPIQEIIAELHGRGIPCIVDEAHGAHFQASNMFPDSALALGADIVIQSAHKMLPAMTMGSYLHLKGSRVDEHRLKEYLSMLQSSSPSYPIMASLDYARSYLGTMTPSDVDKGLADIAGFISELGRLHPGLRVEKPDDPLKVLVRFSGWSGYRLQKKLEEEGIFAELADPNQVLLIFPLMKESAAFPYGEALRRIKGMLEGEPAGVERKETFIPPASSRSYSLLSMEWKEMKDREEEAVSLQSAAGRISSQMVIPYPPGIPLLLKGEPVTDDVIGRLKEYLDVGAAIQGRHELKENKIFVFKELEEQS; encoded by the coding sequence ATGAACGTTGATCAATCAAAGATGCCGCTTGTGCAGGCAATCAATAAACATAGTAAAAACGATCCGATTTCGTTTCATGTACCGGGTCATAAAAATGGCATCCTTACGGGAGATCCTGCTCATAAAGGGGATTTGACGGAACTCACGGGTCTGGATGATTTACACGATGCCGAAGGGCCGATTGCGGAGGCGCAGGCGTTGCTTTCGGAATTGTATGGGAGCAGGTCGAGTTATTTGCTTGTGAATGGCAGTACATCAGGGAATATGGCGGCGATCCTGGCTACTTGTGAGGCCGGGGACTATGTACTCGTCCAGAGGAATTGTCATAAGTCGGTTTGGAATGGGATCAGGCTTGCGGGTGCTGTTCCGGTCCTGCTCGAAGCGGAGTGGGAGGAAAAGGGGCAATCCGTTCGTGGTGTCTCTTTAGATACGGTACAGGAGGCACTTGAGGCGTTTCCGGCGGCCAAAGCTTGTGTGCTGACCTATCCGACCTATTATGGATTTACCTACCCCATCCAAGAGATCATCGCGGAACTACACGGGAGGGGGATTCCCTGTATCGTGGATGAAGCGCATGGCGCCCATTTTCAGGCAAGCAATATGTTTCCCGATTCGGCACTCGCTCTTGGAGCGGATATCGTCATCCAATCCGCTCATAAGATGCTGCCTGCCATGACGATGGGTTCTTATTTACATCTGAAGGGTTCCAGGGTGGATGAGCACCGGTTGAAGGAGTATCTCTCCATGCTTCAATCGAGTAGTCCGTCCTATCCCATCATGGCATCCCTTGATTATGCCCGTTCTTACCTTGGGACGATGACACCATCCGATGTGGACAAGGGGTTAGCGGATATCGCCGGGTTCATCTCGGAACTTGGCAGGCTTCATCCGGGACTAAGGGTGGAGAAGCCGGATGATCCCCTTAAGGTTCTTGTCAGATTTTCCGGATGGTCCGGCTACCGCCTTCAGAAAAAGCTGGAGGAAGAGGGTATTTTTGCAGAGCTTGCCGACCCCAATCAGGTGTTGCTCATTTTTCCACTGATGAAGGAATCCGCTGCCTTTCCTTATGGGGAGGCCCTGAGAAGGATCAAGGGTATGCTTGAGGGGGAACCGGCCGGGGTGGAAAGGAAAGAGACGTTCATCCCACCGGCATCCAGCCGATCTTATAGTCTCTTGTCCATGGAGTGGAAGGAAATGAAGGATCGGGAGGAAGAGGCCGTGTCTCTTCAATCGGCTGCAGGTCGCATTTCTTCCCAGATGGTCATACCGTATCCTCCGGGAATCCCCCTGCTCCTGAAAGGGGAACCCGTCACGGATGATGTGATTGGACGACTGAAGGAGTATCTGGATGTGGGCGCAGCGATCCAGGGGCGTCACGAACTGAAAGAAAACAAGATTTTTGTGTTCAAGGAATTGGAGGAACAATCATGA
- the tmk gene encoding dTMP kinase, whose translation MNGSFITVEGPEGAGKSTVLAVLAKRLEEDGVPVVITREPGGIKIAEQIREVILHTENTEMDERTEALLYAAARRQHLVEKVLPALREGKVVLCDRFIDSSLAYQGKARGIGMRAIEEINAFAIEDHMPDLTLYFDIEPEEGLNRINQHKGREVNRLDLESVEFHHKVREGYLELVNKYPNRIQVVDASPDVTAVSDAAYDIVKGFLQKRTV comes from the coding sequence ATGAATGGTAGCTTCATAACGGTTGAAGGGCCTGAAGGGGCCGGGAAGTCGACTGTATTGGCCGTACTGGCAAAACGATTGGAAGAGGATGGCGTACCCGTTGTCATTACCAGGGAGCCTGGTGGCATCAAGATTGCCGAACAGATACGGGAAGTCATTTTACATACAGAGAATACAGAGATGGATGAGCGAACGGAAGCTTTGCTTTATGCTGCAGCGAGGAGGCAACATCTCGTCGAGAAGGTGCTGCCGGCCCTCCGGGAAGGGAAGGTGGTCCTGTGCGACCGGTTCATCGATAGCTCCCTTGCTTATCAGGGAAAGGCGCGGGGAATCGGGATGCGCGCCATCGAGGAGATCAATGCGTTTGCCATCGAGGATCATATGCCTGACCTTACCCTTTACTTTGATATCGAGCCCGAGGAAGGTTTGAACCGCATCAATCAGCATAAAGGGAGAGAGGTCAATCGTCTAGATCTTGAATCGGTTGAATTCCACCATAAGGTACGGGAGGGGTATTTGGAACTTGTGAATAAATATCCAAATCGCATACAAGTGGTCGATGCGAGTCCTGATGTGACAGCTGTATCCGATGCGGCGTACGACATCGTTAAGGGTTTTTTACAGAAACGGACAGTGTAA
- a CDS encoding cyclic-di-AMP receptor gives MKLIMAVVQDKDSNKLSNALRDHNFRSTKLASTGGFLKSGNTTFIIGTEDIRVDKALQVIKDNCQSREQMVAPVSPMGGNADSYVPYPIEVEVGGATVFVMPVEQFHQF, from the coding sequence ATGAAATTGATTATGGCTGTAGTTCAGGATAAGGATAGCAATAAATTATCAAATGCTCTGCGGGATCATAATTTTCGTTCGACAAAATTGGCGAGCACCGGTGGTTTCCTGAAATCGGGAAATACCACATTCATCATCGGAACGGAAGATATCAGAGTGGATAAAGCCCTTCAAGTCATCAAGGATAACTGTCAGTCCAGGGAACAGATGGTGGCCCCTGTCTCACCTATGGGTGGAAACGCCGATTCATACGTTCCCTATCCGATCGAGGTCGAAGTCGGCGGAGCGACGGTCTTTGTCATGCCGGTTGAGCAATTCCATCAGTTCTAA
- a CDS encoding YaaR family protein, whose translation MKINQDLRIPVDKMPKDQRQAGSMQARFGQMVQQHDQKLHLEQLNQLLSTIGNAGSRLGKSRSFRDLAKYKTLVKKFLKEAVDYGVELQESHTWNQFGEGRKLRLVETIDQHLIDLAEAVMDQERPSIEILDKIGEIKGLLINLYR comes from the coding sequence ATGAAGATTAATCAGGACCTGCGGATACCCGTCGATAAGATGCCGAAAGATCAACGCCAAGCGGGATCGATGCAAGCCCGCTTCGGTCAAATGGTACAGCAGCATGATCAGAAGCTGCATCTGGAGCAGTTGAATCAACTGTTGTCGACCATCGGGAACGCCGGCTCCCGCTTAGGGAAGAGCCGGTCATTCCGGGATCTGGCCAAATATAAGACGCTAGTGAAGAAGTTTCTCAAGGAAGCGGTGGACTACGGGGTGGAGCTCCAGGAATCCCATACGTGGAATCAATTTGGTGAAGGCAGGAAGCTTCGCCTCGTCGAGACCATCGACCAGCACCTGATCGATCTTGCCGAAGCGGTGATGGATCAGGAGAGGCCATCCATCGAAATCCTTGATAAAATCGGGGAAATCAAAGGATTGCTCATCAATTTATACAGGTAA